The proteins below come from a single Desulfovibrio sp. TomC genomic window:
- a CDS encoding type II toxin-antitoxin system RelE family toxin produces MSWKIEFTPEADKALTHLGREAEKRVLKFMRERISKLEDPRTIGEPLKGSRFSGLWRYRAGNYRILCEIQDEMIRILVVLVGHRSDIYK; encoded by the coding sequence TTGAGCTGGAAGATTGAATTTACACCAGAAGCGGACAAAGCCCTTACGCATCTTGGTAGAGAGGCAGAGAAACGAGTTTTAAAGTTCATGCGCGAAAGGATTTCCAAATTAGAAGACCCACGAACCATAGGAGAACCCCTTAAAGGCTCTAGATTTTCTGGTCTATGGCGGTATCGTGCCGGAAATTATAGAATATTATGTGAGATTCAAGATGAAATGATTAGGATACTCGTTGTCTTAGTCGGTCATCGAAGTGATATATACAAATAA
- the relB gene encoding type II toxin-antitoxin system RelB family antitoxin translates to MLTIRLPAELESRLNILADTTKRPKSFYVREALERSLEDIEDVYLAEAALERFRASGKKAIPLEELERRLELED, encoded by the coding sequence ATGCTTACCATCCGACTTCCGGCCGAACTTGAGAGCCGGCTTAATATCCTGGCCGATACCACGAAGCGGCCGAAAAGCTTCTATGTGCGCGAAGCCCTTGAACGTAGCCTTGAGGATATCGAGGACGTTTACCTCGCGGAAGCGGCCTTGGAGCGGTTTCGGGCTAGTGGGAAAAAAGCCATTCCTTTAGAAGAACTGGAGCGCCGCCTTGAGCTGGAAGATTGA